One stretch of Pradoshia sp. D12 DNA includes these proteins:
- the nikC gene encoding nickel transporter permease — MDEKVVSPWGESWAAFKRNRLAMVGLGIVLFFILLALLAPIIAPYGYKEVSLTDRLKPPSAEHWFGTDDFGRDILSRILYGARISLSVGFFSVLGSVIVGSIMGLVAGYYGGWIDTIISRFFDILLAFPSILLAIAIISILGPSLQNALIAIAIINIPNFGRLIRSRVLSVKQEEYIMAANAIGMKDSRILFRHILPNSMTPIIVQATLAIATAIIEAAALGFLGLGAQAPTPEWGKMLADSKGFLVQAPGTLFFPGLAIMLTVLGFNLLGDGLRDALDPKMKQR, encoded by the coding sequence ATGGATGAAAAAGTGGTTTCTCCATGGGGGGAATCATGGGCTGCCTTTAAACGTAATCGTTTGGCAATGGTGGGCCTTGGTATCGTCTTATTCTTTATATTATTGGCATTATTAGCTCCGATTATTGCTCCTTATGGATATAAGGAGGTTAGTTTGACAGACCGTTTAAAACCGCCATCTGCTGAACATTGGTTTGGAACAGATGACTTTGGGAGGGATATTCTTTCACGAATATTATATGGTGCGCGTATATCCTTATCCGTTGGATTTTTCTCTGTACTGGGTTCTGTTATAGTAGGTTCAATAATGGGGCTTGTAGCTGGATATTATGGCGGATGGATTGATACAATTATTTCACGTTTTTTTGACATCCTTCTTGCCTTTCCAAGTATCTTATTGGCAATCGCGATTATTTCTATTTTAGGGCCATCTCTGCAAAATGCCCTGATTGCAATCGCCATTATAAATATTCCGAATTTTGGCCGCCTCATAAGGTCTAGAGTACTGAGTGTTAAACAAGAGGAATATATTATGGCAGCCAACGCAATTGGTATGAAGGATTCAAGAATTCTCTTTCGTCATATCCTTCCAAACAGTATGACACCAATTATTGTTCAGGCAACATTGGCAATTGCAACAGCAATTATAGAAGCAGCGGCGCTTGGATTCCTCGGTTTGGGAGCACAGGCACCGACACCTGAATGGGGAAAAATGCTGGCGGATTCGAAGGGTTTTTTAGTACAGGCTCCCGGAACGCTCTTTTTCCCAGGATTGGCTATCATGTTAACTGTCCTAGGATTTAATTTATTGGGTGATGGACTGAGAGATGCCCTTGATCCAAAAATGAAACAGCGTTAA
- the fabI gene encoding enoyl-ACP reductase FabI: protein MNLSMDGKTIVVMGVANKRSIAWGIANSLYQAGARLIFTYAGERMEKSVYDLVNSLEGGEETFVLPCDVTKDDEIEGCFATIREKYGKIDGIAHCIAFANKEELKGEYMNTTRDGFLLAQNISSYSLTAVAKAAKEILNEGASIVTLTYLGGERVVQNYNVMGVAKASLEASVKYLANDLGPNGVRVNSISAGAIRTLSAKGVGDFNEIRKVFEERAPLRRQVTQEEVGDTALFLFSPLSRGITGENIHVDSGYHILSL, encoded by the coding sequence ATGAACTTAAGTATGGATGGGAAAACCATTGTTGTAATGGGTGTGGCAAATAAAAGAAGTATAGCTTGGGGTATAGCTAATTCACTTTACCAGGCTGGTGCTAGATTAATTTTTACATATGCAGGGGAACGAATGGAAAAGAGTGTTTATGACCTTGTAAACAGCTTAGAGGGTGGAGAAGAGACCTTCGTCCTGCCATGTGATGTTACAAAAGATGATGAAATCGAAGGATGTTTTGCTACGATTAGAGAAAAATATGGAAAGATAGACGGGATTGCGCACTGTATTGCTTTTGCCAATAAGGAAGAGCTTAAAGGTGAGTATATGAACACGACGAGGGACGGGTTCCTATTGGCCCAAAATATTAGCTCTTATTCATTAACAGCTGTTGCAAAAGCAGCAAAAGAAATCCTGAATGAAGGGGCTAGTATCGTTACTCTTACTTATCTTGGCGGTGAACGAGTAGTCCAAAACTATAATGTCATGGGTGTGGCCAAGGCCTCACTTGAAGCAAGTGTGAAATATTTGGCTAATGATCTTGGGCCTAACGGCGTAAGAGTAAATTCTATTTCAGCAGGAGCAATCAGAACCTTGTCGGCCAAAGGAGTCGGCGATTTTAATGAAATTCGAAAAGTATTTGAAGAGCGTGCACCTTTGCGCAGACAAGTAACCCAGGAGGAAGTGGGAGATACAGCCCTATTCCTGTTCAGTCCATTGTCCCGGGGAATTACGGGGGAAAATATCCATGTGGATTCAGGGTATCACATCTTAAGCTTATAA
- a CDS encoding ABC transporter ATP-binding protein has translation MTELLKVEGLKKFFPINGGVLSRKIGEVKAVNDISFHVKKGETLGIVGESGCGKSTTGRLLMRLIDPTEGSIVFEDNEIMSMSKKQLRQVRRDIQMVFQDPYASLNPRHSVQQILEEPLIVHGIGNKKERANRVAEMIDVVGLSSYHLKRYPHQFSGGQRQRIGIARALMTKPKLIIADEPVSALDVSIQAQVLNLLKDIQKEFGLTYIFIAHDLGVVRHISDRVGVMYLGRMVELSGSEELYEYPLHPYTQALLSSVPIPDPDIKRESIILTGDIPSASNPPSGCAFHTRCQHAMEVCKTINPVYQEIKGDHYAACHLHGEHDSNDNKQI, from the coding sequence ATGACGGAGCTATTAAAAGTTGAAGGCCTGAAGAAATTTTTCCCTATTAATGGAGGAGTTTTGAGCAGGAAGATTGGTGAAGTAAAAGCCGTCAATGATATATCCTTTCATGTGAAAAAAGGGGAAACTCTTGGGATTGTTGGGGAAAGTGGCTGTGGAAAGTCAACAACCGGCAGATTATTAATGAGATTGATTGACCCAACAGAAGGAAGTATTGTCTTCGAAGATAACGAAATCATGTCTATGTCAAAAAAGCAGCTTAGACAAGTGCGACGTGATATTCAAATGGTTTTTCAGGATCCTTATGCGTCATTAAATCCGAGGCATTCCGTCCAGCAAATATTAGAAGAACCTTTAATTGTTCATGGCATTGGCAATAAGAAGGAGCGGGCAAATAGGGTAGCAGAAATGATAGATGTTGTGGGACTCAGTTCCTATCATTTAAAACGTTATCCCCATCAATTCAGTGGCGGTCAGCGTCAGCGGATCGGTATTGCCCGAGCCCTAATGACAAAACCTAAATTAATTATTGCAGATGAGCCTGTTTCTGCGCTTGATGTATCCATACAGGCCCAGGTACTAAACCTGTTAAAGGATATCCAAAAAGAATTTGGACTTACTTATATTTTTATAGCACATGATCTGGGGGTTGTCAGGCATATTAGTGATCGCGTTGGAGTCATGTATTTGGGGAGAATGGTAGAATTGTCGGGCAGCGAAGAGTTATACGAATACCCTCTTCACCCGTACACACAAGCTTTATTATCTTCAGTACCAATACCAGACCCTGATATTAAACGTGAATCCATCATCTTAACTGGAGACATCCCAAGCGCATCCAATCCACCGAGTGGTTGTGCATTCCATACTAGATGTCAGCATGCAATGGAAGTTTGTAAGACTATTAATCCAGTATACCAAGAAATAAAAGGGGATCATTATGCTGCATGTCATCTCCATGGTGAACATGACAGCAATGATAATAAACAAATATAA
- the spoVAC gene encoding stage V sporulation protein AC has protein sequence MANKKNEKLTPEQQKYKELEQKYEAKRPVVKNCIKAFFVGGLFCLLGQVITYMYIFYFNFTEQTASNPTVATMIFLAMLLTGFGVYDRIGQFAGAGSAVPVTGFGNSVISAAIEHRTEGFVLGVGGNIFKLAGTVILYGVFSAFVVALVKQIYLMVIGG, from the coding sequence ATGGCAAATAAAAAGAATGAAAAACTAACCCCTGAACAACAAAAATATAAAGAGCTGGAACAAAAATATGAAGCAAAACGACCTGTTGTAAAGAATTGTATTAAGGCATTTTTTGTAGGTGGGCTATTTTGTCTACTAGGACAAGTTATTACGTATATGTATATATTTTATTTTAATTTTACTGAGCAAACAGCCAGTAACCCAACTGTAGCAACGATGATATTTTTAGCTATGTTATTAACAGGCTTTGGGGTTTACGATCGAATTGGCCAATTTGCTGGAGCGGGAAGTGCTGTTCCAGTTACGGGATTTGGTAATTCCGTCATTTCAGCAGCGATTGAGCATAGAACAGAAGGATTTGTGCTTGGGGTAGGAGGAAATATATTTAAATTGGCTGGAACTGTAATCCTATATGGTGTTTTTTCAGCATTTGTCGTTGCATTAGTAAAGCAAATCTATCTAATGGTTATAGGAGGTTAA
- a CDS encoding sporulation protein, whose amino-acid sequence MNKRISVFLIIAMFFTIVSGCSGDSSSKEAKMSLIQSVDQDPVYLGDHSKAPLEKIKEKVASHKEIYDVAVVQKDKDILVAYKVKHMQRFRMKSIESKLDKELKKNFKSFDFTVSSDMKIFLETVELIVNVKDKGYSKKKAGKWFDKIMKLQKDMA is encoded by the coding sequence ATGAATAAAAGGATTTCTGTATTTTTAATTATAGCTATGTTTTTCACAATAGTAAGCGGATGTTCCGGTGACTCAAGCAGTAAAGAAGCCAAGATGTCACTTATTCAATCCGTGGATCAAGATCCCGTTTATCTTGGTGATCATTCAAAGGCACCATTAGAGAAAATAAAAGAGAAAGTAGCTTCCCATAAAGAAATCTACGATGTGGCTGTTGTCCAAAAGGATAAAGATATTTTGGTTGCGTACAAGGTTAAGCATATGCAACGCTTTCGAATGAAAAGTATCGAAAGTAAATTAGATAAGGAGTTAAAGAAAAACTTTAAATCCTTTGATTTTACTGTATCAAGTGATATGAAAATATTTCTTGAAACAGTCGAGTTAATCGTGAATGTGAAGGATAAAGGTTACTCCAAGAAAAAAGCTGGAAAATGGTTTGATAAAATAATGAAACTACAGAAGGATATGGCATAG
- a CDS encoding ABC transporter permease has product MFSYTMKRILSVIPVLFGMTLIVFAIVRAIPGDPAQVILGQRATKESIAVLTQELGLDKAWYVQYIDYIKNLFTGDLGTSIRTNAEITSEIWPYIAATLELTLVAMIIAIVIGVNAGIISAWFSNSWFDYLAMILALIGVSMPIFWLGLMEQWAFSLQLGWLPTTGREDIRDPINAITNLYLVDTLLQGDFDQFFVAVKHLIMPSIALATIPMAIIARMTRSTMLEVMKSDFIRTARAKGVSMFWVVYKHSLKNAFIPVLTVIGLQTGLLLGGAILTETIFAWPGIGRYLYEAIGYRDYPVIQSGILLIAAAFVFINLVVDLLYALVDPRIKYSK; this is encoded by the coding sequence ATGTTTTCTTATACAATGAAAAGGATTCTGTCTGTTATACCGGTTCTGTTTGGAATGACGCTGATTGTATTTGCCATTGTCAGAGCCATTCCTGGAGATCCGGCACAGGTTATTTTAGGGCAAAGGGCAACAAAAGAGTCCATTGCAGTTTTAACTCAAGAGCTTGGATTGGACAAAGCCTGGTATGTTCAATACATAGATTATATTAAGAATTTGTTTACCGGTGATTTGGGTACATCCATTAGAACGAATGCAGAGATTACTAGTGAGATATGGCCATATATTGCTGCTACGCTAGAATTAACGCTAGTTGCGATGATTATTGCCATCGTTATTGGTGTAAATGCCGGCATCATCAGTGCGTGGTTTTCAAATTCCTGGTTTGATTATTTAGCTATGATCTTAGCCTTAATTGGAGTATCCATGCCTATTTTTTGGCTGGGGTTAATGGAGCAATGGGCTTTTTCCCTTCAGCTGGGTTGGTTACCGACAACGGGACGTGAAGATATCAGAGATCCAATCAATGCGATAACTAATTTGTATTTGGTGGATACGTTGCTGCAAGGTGATTTCGATCAATTTTTTGTGGCGGTTAAGCATTTGATTATGCCAAGTATCGCTTTAGCAACTATTCCAATGGCCATTATTGCTAGGATGACAAGATCGACTATGCTTGAAGTTATGAAATCAGATTTTATTCGTACAGCACGTGCAAAAGGTGTCAGTATGTTTTGGGTGGTGTACAAGCACTCTTTGAAAAATGCATTTATTCCGGTTTTAACTGTCATAGGGCTGCAAACAGGATTACTTCTTGGAGGGGCTATTCTGACAGAAACTATTTTTGCTTGGCCGGGCATAGGGCGTTATTTATATGAAGCAATCGGCTATCGTGACTATCCGGTTATTCAATCTGGTATTTTACTGATTGCGGCTGCTTTTGTATTCATTAACTTAGTTGTCGACCTCCTTTATGCATTGGTCGATCCACGAATTAAATACTCCAAATAA
- a CDS encoding ABC transporter ATP-binding protein produces MDDTVVLDVNHLTVSFMDDGKLVPAVENIDFQLHKGEILGIVGESGSGKSLTSLSIMGLLPQPPAIVDPQAVINFEGDNLLKKSESKMRKIRGDRISMIFQEPMTSLNPLFTIGQQMIEAYRLHRNSNKVKARTECMEMLKQVGLPRAADLMKNYPHELSGGMRQRVMIAMAMVCKPNILIADEPTTALDVTIQAQILKLMKDLNNQTETSIILITHDLGVVAEICDRVLVMYAGKIVEKGTVRDIFKNPKHPYTKGLLKSVPDIRQKDSKLYSIPGNVPKPGMIQNGCVFAPRCEYAMPACATMTPELQKVSPQYQWVRCLLYQGQEGGIHHDGAIKS; encoded by the coding sequence TTGGATGACACTGTGGTTTTAGATGTAAACCATTTAACCGTTTCTTTTATGGATGATGGAAAATTGGTTCCTGCAGTTGAGAATATCGATTTCCAACTTCATAAAGGAGAAATTCTTGGTATTGTTGGTGAATCAGGAAGTGGGAAGAGTTTGACCTCTTTATCCATTATGGGACTGCTTCCACAACCGCCGGCTATTGTTGATCCCCAGGCAGTCATTAATTTTGAGGGAGACAATTTATTAAAAAAATCCGAATCAAAAATGAGGAAAATTCGCGGGGATCGGATATCTATGATCTTTCAGGAACCGATGACTTCTCTTAATCCTTTGTTTACAATCGGCCAACAAATGATTGAAGCATACAGGCTGCATAGAAACAGTAATAAAGTTAAGGCGCGTACTGAATGTATGGAAATGTTAAAGCAGGTAGGGCTGCCTCGGGCTGCTGATTTAATGAAAAATTATCCACATGAGTTATCAGGCGGTATGAGACAGAGGGTTATGATAGCGATGGCCATGGTTTGCAAACCAAACATATTGATTGCAGATGAACCGACTACGGCACTTGATGTTACCATTCAAGCCCAAATTCTTAAGCTGATGAAAGATTTAAATAATCAAACTGAAACATCAATCATTCTCATTACTCATGATCTTGGAGTGGTGGCTGAAATATGCGATCGCGTTCTTGTTATGTACGCAGGAAAAATTGTTGAGAAAGGAACGGTCAGGGATATATTTAAAAATCCTAAACATCCATACACAAAAGGATTACTGAAATCTGTACCCGACATCCGGCAGAAAGATAGTAAATTATATTCCATTCCAGGTAATGTTCCGAAACCAGGAATGATTCAAAATGGCTGTGTATTTGCTCCGCGTTGTGAATATGCCATGCCTGCCTGTGCCACAATGACTCCGGAATTACAAAAGGTGTCTCCCCAATATCAATGGGTAAGGTGCCTATTATATCAGGGACAGGAAGGAGGCATCCATCATGACGGAGCTATTAAAAGTTGA
- a CDS encoding ABC transporter substrate-binding protein: protein MKKLLLAMVSILMLSVVLAACNSGDKETEGGGSEEKGNTKDTLVFGRGGDSTSLDPITTTEGESFKVTINIFDTLLTYGKQDTTLQPGLAEKWEASDDGLSYTFTLKKGVKFHDGTDFNAEAVVFNFNRWMNGDADQFPYYSMFGGYKKDEGHVIKEVKAVDESTVQFTLKRPQATFLKNIAMSCFGIASPTAVEKDGDKFRENPVGTGPYKFKEKANDKIVIEKNEDYYVDGEPKLKTIIFRTIPDNSARLNSLKIGEIDVMDGVNPSDLETIKGDANLQAIERPSMNVGYLGFNVTKKPFDNPKVRQALSHAVDKQAIIDAFYLGMAKPAKNPLPDSVEGYNDEIQDYEFDLDKAKELLKEAGYPDGFKMDLWAMPVPRPYIPEGKKIAEAIQANFEKIGVKAEIQTVEWATYLEKAAAGEFPAYMLGWTGDNGDPDNFIYTLLDKDSIGSNNYSYYANDKLHDILIEAQTIVDQDKRNELYKQAQEIIHEDAPWIPLVHSTPLLAASADLTGLVPHPTGSDILKNVEFK, encoded by the coding sequence ATGAAAAAGCTTTTATTGGCTATGGTCAGTATTCTAATGCTAAGCGTTGTACTGGCAGCATGTAATTCTGGCGACAAGGAGACTGAAGGTGGAGGCAGTGAAGAGAAAGGAAATACAAAGGATACACTTGTTTTTGGGCGTGGCGGTGATTCCACTTCGTTAGATCCAATCACGACAACCGAAGGAGAGTCATTTAAAGTCACGATTAATATTTTTGATACACTGCTAACTTACGGTAAACAGGATACGACGCTGCAACCTGGATTGGCTGAAAAATGGGAGGCTTCTGATGATGGTCTTTCATATACATTTACATTGAAAAAAGGCGTTAAGTTTCATGATGGTACTGATTTTAACGCAGAAGCAGTAGTATTCAACTTTAACAGATGGATGAATGGCGATGCTGATCAGTTTCCATATTACAGCATGTTTGGCGGCTATAAAAAAGATGAAGGGCATGTCATTAAGGAAGTAAAAGCGGTTGATGAATCGACTGTTCAATTTACCTTGAAAAGACCTCAGGCGACCTTCCTTAAAAATATTGCAATGAGCTGTTTTGGAATAGCCAGCCCTACTGCAGTTGAAAAAGATGGTGATAAGTTCCGGGAAAATCCAGTTGGTACCGGTCCGTATAAATTTAAAGAAAAAGCAAATGACAAAATCGTTATTGAAAAGAATGAAGATTATTATGTAGACGGAGAGCCAAAATTAAAAACAATTATTTTCCGTACGATTCCTGATAACTCGGCACGTTTGAATTCATTAAAGATCGGTGAGATTGATGTGATGGACGGTGTAAACCCATCAGACCTTGAAACAATTAAAGGAGATGCAAATTTACAGGCTATTGAACGTCCTTCCATGAACGTTGGGTATCTTGGCTTTAATGTAACGAAAAAACCATTTGATAATCCAAAAGTCCGTCAGGCTTTAAGCCATGCCGTTGATAAGCAAGCTATCATTGATGCTTTCTATTTAGGAATGGCAAAACCAGCGAAAAATCCTCTGCCGGATTCAGTGGAAGGCTATAACGATGAAATTCAGGATTATGAATTTGATTTAGATAAAGCAAAAGAATTATTAAAAGAAGCTGGTTATCCGGATGGATTTAAAATGGATCTTTGGGCTATGCCAGTTCCGCGTCCATATATACCAGAAGGAAAGAAAATTGCAGAAGCGATTCAGGCAAATTTTGAAAAAATTGGAGTTAAGGCAGAAATTCAAACTGTAGAATGGGCTACATACCTTGAAAAGGCAGCAGCTGGCGAGTTCCCGGCCTATATGCTGGGCTGGACAGGTGATAATGGAGACCCTGATAACTTTATCTATACATTGCTTGATAAAGATTCAATCGGATCTAACAACTATTCCTATTACGCGAATGATAAGCTCCACGACATTTTAATTGAAGCGCAAACAATTGTTGATCAAGACAAACGGAATGAGCTATATAAACAGGCTCAAGAAATTATCCATGAAGATGCACCGTGGATTCCGCTCGTTCACTCAACGCCTTTGTTGGCAGCATCAGCTGATTTAACAGGACTTGTACCGCATCCGACCGGATCAGATATTTTAAAGAATGTAGAATTCAAGTAA
- the spoVAD gene encoding stage V sporulation protein AD, with translation MLTGKQTWVLHNHPVISSTGVAVGPFEGNGRLADDFDIIHDDLWLNQKTYEKANRVLIEEAVQKALDKKKLQTRDIQFFFAGDLINQITPTSFAARTLAIPYFGLFGACSTSMEGLALASFIINYDGANKILTGASSHNTTVEKQFRYPTEYGGQKPPTAQWTVTGAGVALVEKNDNSSESKLVVTSATIGKVVDMGLKDPFNMGGAMAPAAADTIYHHFRDLNLDEDYYDLVVTGDLGKIGHDTAIDLLEQKGLKLNKEKFRDCGLMIYKDDQPVRSGGSGAGCSATVLYGHLLNEMRKGTYKRILLAATGALLSPLTFQQGESIPCIAHAVAIERL, from the coding sequence ATGCTAACTGGTAAACAAACCTGGGTGCTGCATAATCATCCTGTCATTTCCTCTACAGGCGTAGCTGTCGGTCCTTTTGAAGGCAATGGCCGTTTGGCTGATGATTTTGATATTATTCATGATGATCTTTGGCTAAATCAGAAAACATATGAGAAAGCGAACCGTGTATTAATTGAGGAAGCGGTTCAAAAAGCTTTGGATAAAAAGAAATTGCAAACTCGTGATATTCAATTTTTCTTTGCGGGAGATTTAATTAACCAAATCACACCTACTAGCTTTGCAGCCCGGACATTGGCCATCCCATATTTTGGGCTGTTTGGTGCATGCTCAACATCTATGGAAGGCCTTGCACTGGCATCCTTTATTATTAATTATGACGGTGCCAACAAGATATTGACTGGTGCCTCAAGCCATAATACAACCGTAGAAAAGCAATTCAGGTATCCAACAGAATATGGCGGTCAAAAACCGCCAACTGCCCAATGGACCGTAACGGGGGCGGGAGTTGCCTTGGTGGAGAAGAATGATAACTCATCTGAAAGTAAGCTCGTTGTAACCAGTGCAACCATCGGTAAAGTTGTTGATATGGGATTGAAGGATCCATTTAATATGGGAGGTGCGATGGCACCTGCTGCAGCAGATACGATTTATCATCACTTCAGGGATTTAAACCTTGACGAGGACTATTATGACCTTGTTGTTACAGGTGACCTTGGGAAAATTGGTCATGACACTGCGATTGACTTACTGGAGCAGAAGGGCTTAAAGCTAAATAAAGAAAAATTTAGGGATTGCGGTTTAATGATTTATAAAGACGATCAACCAGTAAGATCAGGTGGAAGCGGTGCAGGATGCTCCGCGACTGTTCTATATGGCCATTTACTTAATGAAATGAGAAAGGGTACATATAAACGCATCTTACTGGCAGCAACCGGAGCGCTTCTTTCTCCGCTGACCTTCCAGCAAGGGGAGTCCATTCCATGTATAGCACACGCAGTTGCTATTGAAAGACTATAG
- the spoVAE gene encoding stage V sporulation protein AE codes for MLAMFFWAFVVGGIICVIGQLLFDVAKLTPAHTLSTFVVIGAILGGFGWYEPLLDFAGAGASIPIVSFGNSLVNGALEEAEKHGIVGVLTGMFKITSSGITAAIVFGFIAALIFKPKG; via the coding sequence ATGCTGGCAATGTTTTTTTGGGCCTTTGTTGTAGGAGGCATTATTTGTGTGATTGGACAGCTTCTATTTGATGTAGCAAAATTAACGCCTGCCCATACTCTTTCGACATTTGTTGTCATTGGCGCTATATTGGGTGGTTTTGGATGGTATGAACCATTATTGGATTTTGCAGGTGCTGGGGCATCTATTCCGATAGTAAGCTTTGGGAATTCGCTTGTAAACGGTGCTTTAGAGGAAGCAGAGAAGCATGGCATCGTTGGCGTGTTAACCGGAATGTTTAAAATTACATCATCAGGCATAACGGCAGCGATAGTCTTTGGATTTATCGCAGCCTTGATTTTTAAACCAAAAGGTTAA